The Dyadobacter sandarakinus DNA window AAGCGTTTTGTAGGATGGTCCGCAGGCAAGCATGGCCAAAGCCAGGCATAGCAGCAATGCCGGTTGCAAGGTCTTCATAGCATTCATACGTTATTTTTAGAATCAACCGATAACACTTCCGAGCTCCTTTGCAGCAGCCATACTCACACCTTTATAAAACATGAACTCGTTCATTACTGCAACCTGCTCCTCTTCTGTCACGGCATGTACAGCACGTTGCAGGCATTCCTTCATCTTTTCTTCGATAAATACCTTTTTTAACCGAAGGATGTTAACAAATGCGGTTTTATCCAGTACATCCGCTTCCTGTGGGACGTAAATTTCATATTTCTCCGACCATTGATCGCTCAGCTCGTACTTTGTCGTAAGCCAGCCAATGGTCAGGTCCCGGATTTCGGGCTCACGATGCTGCAGAAAGTAATCTGTGGGCAGCACTATGCTTCGTGCGTAATTTTCACGGAACAGGGTGAGCAGGTGACGGAAAACCGGATCCTGAAAATCAATGCCGTCGATCTCACCAAGTACATACTGGCAAACTGTAATGTCCGGTTCGAGCTCCCGGGAGCCGAAGAGTACCAGCAGCCGCACAAATGCTTCTTCCTGATACCGTAACTTGTTATGCTGAGGCTTTTGGGTGTCGCGCTGGGCGAGGTCACCGGCAAGCGCGCGCTCTTCCATTTCGTATCCCGGGCCACCTGCGTCCAGCTCATCCGGACCTTCCGGGATATTCGATCTTCCCGGCTTTTCAGCCTGTTTTTGCGTATGGGTTTTCCGCAGCAGCTTGTTTCCTTCTGAAATCAGCATCTGCTCATCCACCTTCATCATTTCTGAGATGCGGTGAAAGAAAACCTGCCTTTTAATCGCATCCGGAATCTTGACAACGCTATTGACCACCTCGCTGATTACAGCAGCCAGTTTGAAAGGATCATTACCTGCATCCTGTAAGAGGATTTCGGTTTTGAAGGAAATAAAGTCCCTGGAAGCCTTCCGGATATGCTCCTTGAATGCCTCAGCGCCTACTTTCCTCACAAAGCTGTCGGGATCGTCCCCATCAGGAAACAGTACAACACTGACATTAAGCCCCTCTTCCAATACCAGATCCAGCCCCCGCAAAGCGGCTTTCACACCTGCCACGTCACCGTCGTAAAGAATGGTGATATTGGGGGTAAACCTGCCAATCAGCCTGATCTGCTCCACTGTCAGCGAAGTTCCCGAGGAGGCGACCACGTTTTCTATTCCAGCCTGATGGAGCGAAATAACATCCGTATATCCCTCAACCAGGTAGCAGTGCTCTTTTTGCCTGATCGCATTTTTGGCCTGATAAATACCGTAGAGTACATCACTTTTATGGTAAACTTCCGTTTCCGGCGAGTTGAGGTATTTGGGCTGGTTACCACGGCCATGCTTATCGGCTTTCAGGATGCGGGCGCCAAATGCAATGACCTTGCCGGCTACATTGTGGATGGGAAATATGACGCGGCCACGAAAACGGTCGTAACCAGCCGTCTGGCTTCCTTCACGATGAATGAGCAAACCTGCTTTTTCAAGTATATCAACAGAAAATCCCTTTGCCAGGGCTTCCCTGGATAGCGCATCCCAGGTATCCAGGCTGTATCCCAGCTCAAATTTCTGACGCGTCTCCTGT harbors:
- the dnaG gene encoding DNA primase — encoded protein: MRINPDTIDRIKQAADIVEVVGDFVSLKKKGANYSACCPFHNEKTPSFNVNPSRQIFKCFGCGAAGDAIKFVMDIDGIGYGEALRYLAAKYNIEIEEEQVTDEEALRQNERESLYIILNFAKNFYVNQLHDTEEGQAIGLSYFRERGFSQETRQKFELGYSLDTWDALSREALAKGFSVDILEKAGLLIHREGSQTAGYDRFRGRVIFPIHNVAGKVIAFGARILKADKHGRGNQPKYLNSPETEVYHKSDVLYGIYQAKNAIRQKEHCYLVEGYTDVISLHQAGIENVVASSGTSLTVEQIRLIGRFTPNITILYDGDVAGVKAALRGLDLVLEEGLNVSVVLFPDGDDPDSFVRKVGAEAFKEHIRKASRDFISFKTEILLQDAGNDPFKLAAVISEVVNSVVKIPDAIKRQVFFHRISEMMKVDEQMLISEGNKLLRKTHTQKQAEKPGRSNIPEGPDELDAGGPGYEMEERALAGDLAQRDTQKPQHNKLRYQEEAFVRLLVLFGSRELEPDITVCQYVLGEIDGIDFQDPVFRHLLTLFRENYARSIVLPTDYFLQHREPEIRDLTIGWLTTKYELSDQWSEKYEIYVPQEADVLDKTAFVNILRLKKVFIEEKMKECLQRAVHAVTEEEQVAVMNEFMFYKGVSMAAAKELGSVIG